One Equus asinus isolate D_3611 breed Donkey chromosome 26, EquAss-T2T_v2, whole genome shotgun sequence genomic window carries:
- the CIC gene encoding protein capicua homolog isoform X3 yields MKPMRKACTGLPGPGSGGKSPPATRAKALRRRGAGEGNKPEEEDDEAQQQQQQQQPSPEEAEEGEEEEAERGPGAEGLPPELHPDDPAPGPAEDPKVEGEAGRWEPSLSRKTATFKSRAPKKKYVEEHAGGSGSGGAAGAPEERSRTPEEAGALGVPPRPPTSTRSSSTDTASEHSADLEDEPAEACGPGPWPPGGTSGGYDLRQLRSQRVLARRGDGLFLPAVVRQVRRSQDLGVQFPGDRALTFYEGAPGGGVDVVLDATPPPGALMVGTAVCTCVEPGMAAYREGVVVEVTTKPAAYKVRLSPGPSSQLGPPATLPQPPQPPHRESEEAVWVARSSLRLLRPPWEPEALPRKPSKGPEEEQAEPGATLPPCPAALDPKQPEDAEVSKISFGGNLGACEEGEEKHPPALGTPALLPLPPPQLLSPPPKSPAFAGPGRPGEQPSPCQEGSQGGSRSSSVASLEKGAAPAARARTPLTAAQQKYKKGDVVCTPNGIRKKFNGKQWRRLCSRDGCMKESQRRGYCSRHLSMRTKEMEGLADSGPGGAGRPAGVAAREGSTEFDWGDETSRDSEASSVAARGDSRPRLVAPADLSRFEFDECEAAVMLVSLGSSRSGTPSFSPVSTQSPFSPAPSPSPSPLFGFRPANFSPINASPVIQRTAVRSRHLSASTPKGGVLTPPDLGPHPPPPAPRERHSSGILPTFQTNLTFTVPISPGRRKTELLPHPGTLGAPGTGGGGAAADFPKSDSLDSGVDSVSHTPTPSTPAGFRAVSPAVPFSRSRQPSPLLLLPPPAGLTSDPGPSVRRVPAVQRDSPVIVRNPDVPLPSKFPGEVGTAGEARAAGPGRGCRETSVPTGVASGKPGLPPPLPAPVPITVPPAAPTAVAQPMPTFGLASSPFQPVAFHPSPAALLPVLVPSSYTSHPAPKKEVIMGRPGTVWTNVEPRSVAVFPWHSLVPFLAPSQPDPSVQPSEAQQPASHPVASNQSKEPAESAAVAHEQPPGGTGNADPGRPPGATCPESPGPGPPHTLGVVEPGKGPPPTTEDEAPGAPGEPRLDSETESDHDDAFLSIMSPEIHLPLPPGKRRTQSLSALPKERDSSSEKDGRSPNKREKDHIRRPMNAFMIFSKRHRALVHQRHPNQDNRTVSKILGEWWYALGPKEKQKYHDLAFQVKEAHFKAHPDWKWCNKDRKKSSSEAKPTSLGLAGGHKETRERSMSETGTAAAPGVSSELLSVAAQTLLSSDTKAPGSGSCGAERLHTVGGPGSARPRAFSHSGVHSLDGGEVDSQALQELTQMVSGPASYSGPKPSTQYGAPGPFAAPGEGGALAASGRPPLLPTRASRSQRAASEDMTSDEERMVICEEEGDDDVIADDGFSNTDIDLKCKERVTDSESGDSSGEDPEGSKGFGRKVFSPVIRSSFTHCRPSLDPEPPGPPDPPTAFGKGYGPTPSSSSSSPASSSASAATSFSLGSGTFKAQESGQGSTAGPLRPPPPGAGGPATPSKAARFLSTDPVTFRRKRPESVGGLDPPGPSVIAAPPSGGGSVLQTLVLPPNKEEREGSGARMPSAPAPSLAYGAPAAPLSRPAATMVTNVVRPVSSTPVPIASKPFPTSGRAEVSPNDTAGARTETVTGSRAPGGSPLGVSLVYSDKKSTAATSPAPHLVAGSLLGTVGKAPATVTNLLVGTPGYGTPAPPAVQFIAQGAPGSGATASSGAGAGSGPNGPVPLGILQPGALGKAGGITQVQYILPTLPQQLQVAPAPAPAPGTKAAAPSGPAPTTSIRFTLPPGTSTNGKVLAATAPTPGIPILQSVPSAPPPKAQSVSPVQAPPPGGSAQLLPGKVLVPLAAPSMSVRGGGAGQPLPLVSPSFSVPVQNGAQPPSKIIQLTPVPVSTPSGLVPPLSPATLPGPASQPQKVLLPSSTRITYVQSAGGHALPLGTSPVSSQAGTVTSYGPTSSVALGFTSLGPSGPAFVQPLLSGQAPLLAPGQVGVSPVPSPQLPPTCAGPGGPVITAFYPGSPAPSSSAPLAQPSQAPPGLVYTVATSTTPPAATILPKGPPAPATATPAPTSPFPSATAGSMTYSLVAPKAQRPTPKPPQKVKAAIASIPVGSFEAGAPGRPGPAPRQPLEPGPAREPPASESELEGQPTTPAPPPPPETWAPTARSSPLPPPPAEERASTKGPETMANKFPSSSSDWRVPGVGLESRGEPPTPPSPAPVPAPAPGSSSGSSEGSSGRAAGDTPERKEAATTGKKVKVRPPPLKKTFDSVDKVLSEVDFEERFAELPEFRPEEVLPSPTLQSLATSPRAILGSYRKKRKNSTDLDSAPEDPTSPKRKMRRRSSCSSEPNTPKSAKCEGDIFTFDRTGTEAEDVLGELEYEKVPYSSLRRTLDQRRALVMQLFQDHGFFPSAQATAAFQARYADIFPSKVCLQLKIREVRQKIMQAATPTEQAPGAEAPLPGPPPTGTAAPPVPTPSPAGGPDPTSPGSDSGTAPAAPPLPPPPEPGPGQPGWEGPPQPSPPPTGPSTAATGR; encoded by the exons ATGAAGCCAATGAGGAAGGCGTGCACTGGCCTCCCAGGTCCTGGCAGCGGCGGCAAGTCCCCACCAGCCACCAGGGCCAAGGCCCTGAGGCGgcgaggggctggggagggcaacAAGCCAGAGGAGGAGGACGACGaggcacagcagcagcagcagcagcagcagccaagcCCAGAAGAGGctgaggagggtgaggaggaggaagctgagcGAGGCCCCGGGGCAGAGGGGCTGCCCCCGGAGCTGCACCCCGACgacccagccccaggcccagccgAGGACCCCAAGGTAGAGGGAGAGGCAGGCCGCTGGGAACCTTCACTCAGCCGAAAGACAGCCACGTTCAAGTCTCGAGCGCCCAAGAAGAAGTACGTGGAGGAGCATGCGGGTGGCAGTGGCAGCGGTGGGGCCGCTGGGGCCCCTGAAGAGCGGTCGCGGACCCCCGAGGAGGCTGGTGCCCTGGGTGTGCCTCCACGGCCACCCACCTCCACCCGCTCCTCCTCCACTGACACAGCCAGCGAGCACTCAGCTGACCTGGAGGATGAGCCAGCTGAAGCTTGTGGGCCAGGCCCCTGGCCCCCAGGTGGCACCAGTGGTGGCTATGATCTGCGGCAACTGAGGTCCCAGCGGGTGCTGGCTCGGCGTGGGGATGGCCTCTTCCTGCCAGCTGTGGTGCGCCAGGTGCGCCGAAGCCAGGACCTGGGTGTGCAGTTCCCTGGGGACCGGGCCCTGACTTTCTATGAGGGGGCACCTGGCGGTGGCGTGGATGTAGTTTTGGATGCCACGCCACCACCGGGCGCACTGATGGTGGGCACAGCCGTCTGTACCTGTGTGGAGCCTGGCATGGCTGCCTACCGTGAGGGTGTGGTGGTGGAGGTGACCACCAAGCCAGCTGCCTACAAGGTCCGCCTcagccctggccccagctcccagctgggTCCACCAGCCACCCTACCACAGCCCCCACAGCCACCACACCGTGAGTCCGAGGAGGCTGTATGGGTAGCCCGCTCCAGCCTGCGCCTATTGCGGCCCCCCTGGGAACCTGAGGCCTTGCCCAGGAAGCCCtccaaaggccctgaggaggagcaggctgagCCTGGGGCCACCCTGCCACCCTGCCCTGCTGCCCTGGACCCCAAGCAGCCTGAGGATGCTGAGGTCTCCAAGATCAGCTTTGGTGGGAACCTGGGAGCTTGTGAAGAGGGCGAGGAGAAGCACCCGCCAGCCCTGGgcaccccagccctgctcccactgcccccaccccagctcttgTCACCGCCACCAAAGTCCCCAGCCTTCGCAGGCCCAGGCCGCCCTGGTGAGCAGCCTTCACCCTGCCAGGAGGGGAGTCAGGGCGGGAGTCGTAGCAGCAGCGTGGCCTCTCTGGAGAAGGGGGCTGCGCCGGCCGCCCGGGCCCGCACACCACTGACAGCCGCCCAGCAGAAGTATAAGAAGGGCGATGTGGTCTGCACACCCAACGGAATCCGCAAGAAATTCAACGGCAAGCAGTGGCGACGGCTGTGCTCACGCGATGGCTGTATGAAGGAGTCGCAGCGGCGGGGCTACTGCTCGCGCCACCTGTCCATGCGAACCAAGGAGATGGAGGGCCTGGCGGACAGTGGCCCAGGTGGGGCTGGGCGACCTGCCGGCGTGGCAGCCCGTGAGGGCAGCACCGAGTTTGACTGGGGTGATGAAACTTCGCGAGACAGCGAGGCCAGCAGCGTGGCTGCCCGTGGAGACTCACGCCCACGCCTGGTGGCCCCTGCTGATCTGTCCCGCTTTGAGTTCGATGAGTGTGAGGCGGCTGTGATGCTGGTGTCCTTGGGCAGTTCACGCTCGGgcactccttccttctcccctgtcTCCACACAGTCGCCCTTCTCTCCCGCCCCATCACCCTCACCCTCGCCGCTCTTCGGCTTCCGCCCTGCCAACTTCAGCCCCATCAATGCTTCACCGGTCATCCAACGCACTGCTGTACGCAGTCGCCACCTGAGCGCCAGCACCCCTAAGGGAGGCGTGCTGACGCCACCAGACCTGGGCCCCCACCCGCCGCCACCTGCCCCCCGAGAGCGCCATTCCTCTGGCATCCTGCCCACCTTCCAGACCAACCTGACCTTTACCGTGCCCATCAGCCCTGGGCGGCGGAAGACAGAGCTCCTGCCCCACCCAGGGACATTGGGGGCCCCTGGCACAGGGGGCGGAGGAGCTGCTGCAGACTTCCCCAAGAGTGACAGCCTAGACTCTGGTGTGGACTCGGTGTCCCACACACCTACACCGTCCACACCGGCTGGCTTCCGGGCTGTGTCACCTGCTGTGCCCTTCTCCCGCTCCCGCCAGCCCTCACCGTTGCTGCTGTTGCCCCCACCTGCTGGCCTGACCTCGGATCCTGGGCCCTCTGTGCGCAGGGTGCCTGCTGTGCAGCGGGACTCTCCTGTCATTGTCCGCAACCCTGATGTGCCGCTACCCTCCAAAttccctggggaggtgggcacTGCCGGAGAGGCCCGGGCTGCAGGACCTGGGCGAGGCTGCCGAGAGACCTCGGTACCCACCGGGGTAGCCAGTGGGAAGCCTggcctgccccctcctctgccaGCCCCAGTGCCCATCACTGTGCCTCCAGCTGCGCCAACTGCTGTGGCTCAGCCAATGCCCACCTTCGGCCTGGCTTCTTCACCCTTCCAGCCAGTGGCCTTCCACCCCTCACCTGCTGCCCTGTTGCCCGTCCTGGTGCCCAGCAGCTACACCAGCCATCCTGCCCCCAAGAAGGAAGTCATCATGGGTCGGCCTGGCACAG TGTGGACGAACGTGGAACCTCGCTCTGTGGCTGTGTTCCCGTGGCACTCCTTAGTCCCCTTCCTGGCCCCCAGCCAGCCTGACCCCTCTGTGCAACCAAGTGAGGCCCAGCAACCTGCCAGCCACCCAGTGGCCTCCAACCAGAGCAAAG AACCTGCTGAGTCGGCCGCTGTTGCTCATGAGCAGCCACCAGGCGGGACAGGGAATGCTGACCCTGGGCGGCCCCCTGGAGCCACATGCCCTGAAAGCCCAGGGCCCGGACCCCCCCACACTTTGGGCGTGGTGGAACCTGGAAAGGGCCCCCCTCCCACCACTGAGGATGAGGCCCCTGGCGCTCCAGGAGAGCCCCGGCTGGACAGTGAGACGGAGAGTGACCATGATGATGC CTTCCTCTCCATCATGTCTCCTGAGATCCATTTGCCTCTGCCACCTGGCAAACGCCGGACCCAGTCCCTCAGTGCCCTGCCCAAGGAACGAGACTCATCTTCAGAGAAGGATGGACGCAGCCCCAACAAG CGGGAGAAGGACCACATCCGGCGGCCCATGAATGCCTTCATGATCTTCAGCAAGCGTCACCGGGCCCTGGTCCACCAGCGTCATCCCAACCAGGACAACCGAACTGTTAGCAAGATCCTGGGCGAGTGGTGGTACGCCCTGGGACCCAAGGAGAAGCAGAAGTACCATGACCTGGCGTTCCAG GTGAAAGAGGCCCACTTTAAGGCCCACCCAGACTGGAAGTGGTGCAACAAGGACCGGAAGAAGTCCAGCTCAGAGGCCAAGCCCACAAGTCTGGGGCTGGCAGGAGGGCACAAGGAGACTCGGGAGCGGAGCATGTCGGAGACAGGCACTGCTGCTGCCCCTGGAG TGTCCTCAGAGCTCTTGTCCGTTGCAGCCCAGACACTCTTGAGCTCAGACACCAAGGCTCCGGGGAGCGGCTCCTGTGGGGCAGAACGTCTGCACACAGTCGGGGGACCTGGCTCGGCCCGGCCCCGAGCCTTCTCCCACAGTGGCGTCCACAGTCTGGATGGCGGGGAAGTAGACAGCCAGGCACTACAGGAACTGACACAG ATGGTGTCTGGCCCTGCGTCCTACTCTGGCCCCAAACCTTCCACCCAATATGGGGCTCCAGGCCCTTTTGCAGCACCTGGTGAGGGTGGTGCCCTGGCGGCCAGTGGGCGGCCTCCACTGTTGCCCACCCGAGCCTCCCGTTCCCAGCGTGCGGCCAGCGAGGACATGACAAGTGACGAGGAACGCATGGTCATctgtgaggaggaaggagatgaTGATGTCATTG CTGACGATGGCTTCAGCAACACTGACATTGACCTCAAGTGTAAGGAGCGGGTGACTGACAGCGAGAGCGGAGACAGCTCTGGGGAGGACCCAGAGGGCAGCAAG GGCTTTGGCCGGAAGGTGTTCTCACCTGTGATCCGTTCCTCCTTTACCCACTGCCGTCCATCGCTGGATCCTGAGCCCCCAGGACCCCCAGATCCACCTACAGCCTTTGGCAAAGGCTACGGCCCCACCCCGTCTTCCTCCTCATCCtcgcctgcctcctcctcagcctcagCAGCCACCTCCTTCTCACTAGGCTCAGGGACCTTCAAGGCCCAGGAGTCAGGTCAGGGCAGCACAGCAGGCCCACTACGGCCCCCaccccctggggctgggggcccagcGACACCTTCCAAGGCTGCACGGTTCCTCTCAACGGATCCTGTTACCTTCCGACGCAAGAGACCTGAAAGCGTTGGAGGCCTGGACCCACCAGGTCCCTCAGTTATTGCGGCGCCTCCTAGTGGGGGAGGAAGTGTCCTGCAGACACTGGTCCTACCCCCAAACAAGGAGGAACGGGAGGGCAGTGGAGCCCGCATGCCCTCGGCCCCAGCCCCATCGCTGGCGTATGGGGCCCCAGCAGCGCCCCTGTCCCGCCCGGCTGCCACCATGGTCACCAACGTAGTGCGGCCTGTCAGCAGCACTCCTGTGCCCATCGCCTCTAAACCCTTCCCCACCTCTGGCCGGGCAGAGGTGTCTCCAAATGACACAGCAGGTGCCAGGACTGAGACGGTCACTGGGTCCCGGGCACCTGGGGGCTCCCCGCTGGGTGTCAGCTTAGTGTATTCGGACAAGAAGTCGACAGCAGCCACCTCGCCAGCCCCACATCTGGTGGCTGGGTCCCTACTGGGCACTGTGGGGAAGGCACCTGCTACTGTCACCAACCTGCTGGTGGGCACCCCGGGTTATGGGACCCCAGCACCCCCTGCTGTGCAGTTCATTGCCCAAGGAGCCCCTGGCAGTGGGGCCACTGCGAGCTCAGGAGCAGGTGCTGGGAGTGGCCCCAATGGGCCAGTGCCGTTGGGCATCCTGCAGCCAGGTGCCCTGGGCAAGGCTGGGGGAATCACCCAGGTGCAGTACATCCTGCCCACCCTGCCCCAGCAGCTTCAAGTGGCGCCTGCCCCAGCACCAGCCCCTGGGACCAAGGCAGCGGCTCCCAGCGGCCCTGCACCCACCACCAGCATCCGTTTCACCCTCCCACCGGGCACCTCCACCAATGGCAAAGTCCTGGCCGCCACTGCACCCACTCCTGGCATCCCCATCCTGCAGTCCGTACCTTCCGCCCCACCCCCCAAAG CCCAGTCAGTTTCTCCTgtgcaggccccgcccccaggtggCTCAGCCCAGCTGCTACCTGGGAAGGTACTAGTGCCCCTGGCTGCCCCTAGCATGTCAGTGCGggggggaggggccggccagCCACTGCCCCTGGTGAGCCCATCCTTCTCAGTACCTGTGCAGAACGGCGCCCAGCCACCCAGCAAG ATCATCCAGCTGACTCCAGTGCCTGTGAGCACACCCAGCGGCCTGGTGCCGCCCCTCAGCCCGGCCACGCTCCCTGGACCCGCCTCTCAGCCTCAGAAGGTCCTGCTGCCCTCCTCCACCAG AATCACCTATGTGCAGTCAGCGGGCGGGCATGCGCTGCCCCTGGGCACCAGCCCTGTGTCCAGCCAGGCCGGAACGGTCACCTCGTACGGCCCCACAAGCTCGGTAGCCCTAGGCTTCACCTCGCTGGGGCCCAGCGGCCCTGCCTTCGTGCAGCCCCTGCTTTCAG GCCAAGCCCCGCTGCTGGCTCCCGGCCAGGTGGGCGTGTCGCCCgtgcccagcccccagctgcctccCACCTGCGCAGGCCCCGGAGGTCCCGTCATCACGGCGTTTTACCCTGGCAGCCCCGCACCCAGCTCCTCAGCACCCCTGGCCCAGCCATCCCAGGCCCCCCCAGGCCTGGTCTACACTGTGGCCACCAGTACCACCCCACCTGCTGCCACCATCCTGCCCAAGGGCCCACCAGCCCCTGCCACTGCCACCCCGGCCCCCACCAGCCCTTTCCCTAGTGCCACAG CAGGCTCCATGACTTACAGCTTAGTGGCCCCCAAGGCCCAGCGgcccaccccaaagcccccccagaaAGTGAAGGCAGCCATTGCCAGCATTCCCGTGGGCTCCTTTGAGGCAGGTGCCCCTGGGCGGCCTGGCCCTGCACCCCGGCAGCCCTTGGAGCCCGGCCCAGCCCGTGAGCCTCCTGCCTCCGAGTCTGAGCTTGAGGGGCAGCCTACAACACCGGCTCCTCCACCACCCCCAGAGACCTGGGCTCCCACTGCCCGGAGCAGTCCCCTGCCACCTCCACCTGCTGAGGAGAGGGCCAGCACCAAGGGCCCTGAGACTATG gccaacAAATTCCCCAGCTCATCTTCAGACTGGCGCGTCCCTGGGGTGGGCCTGGAGAGCCGTGGGGAGCCTCCCactcctcccagcccagccccagttccagccccagcccctggtagcagcagtggcagcagcgaGGGCAGCAGTGGGAGGGCAGCCGGGGACACTCCCGAGCGCAAGGAGGCGGCTACTACCGGCAAGAAGGTGAAGGTGCGGCCCCCGCCCCTGAAGAAGACCTTTGACTCTGTGGACAA GGTCCTGTCAGAGGTCGACTTCGAAGAGCGCTTTGCTGAGCTGCCCGAGTTTCGGCCTGAGGAGGTGCTGCCTTCGCCCACCCTGCAGTCTCTGGCCACCTCACCCCGGGCCATCCTGGGCTCCTATCgcaagaagaggaagaactcCACCG ATCTGGACTCAGCCCCTGAGGACCCCACCTCGCCCAAGCGCAAGATGAGGAGACGCTCCAGCTGTAGCTCAGAGCCCAACACCCCTAAGAGTGCCAAATGCGAGGGGGACATCTTCACCTTTGACCGTACAG GTACAGAAGCCGAGGATGTGCTTGGGGAGCTGGAA